The genomic stretch TCGACGTTCTGTCTCTCTTGAACTGCGCCACACCGCAGTGCTCGGAACCGTAGGCCAATCGCTGTCCATCTCCTTTGTTGGGTCGTTCCTAATCACGGTCGGTGAATGAGGTAACTCCGAATCGTGAGGGCTGCTTCGAGAACCACAGCCTCCGTCACCGCGCTCCAGACGTCCTCAGGAAGCCGTTATTTTATCGCCAATCCAAAGCAGGCCGAGGAATGGCAGCAGGGGGACTATCAGTACGAGGAGGGCGGCGAATATGAGTCGTCCAGCGGCTGTCATCTGTGTGTTCGAGACATCTGTTCGGAGGTTGGATACGGACCGTTGCATATGTGTTTTGCCCACCATACAGTATATATTGAATGTATATTCAGCATTTCGAAGACGGTGGCCAACGGAGAATACTTTAGTATTGAATAAATAGTCAGTAACGATGGTAGCCCAACTCAACAAGCACACCGCAGTCGTCACCGGCGCGGGATCAGGCATCGGTCGCGCAACCGCACAGGAACTCGCAGCTGACGGCGCAAATGTCGTCGTCGCCGACGTCGACGCAGAAGGCGGTCGAGAGACCGTCCGTCAAATCGAATCCGCTGATGGCGACGCGATTTACGTCGAGGTCGACGTCACCAAGGAAGCAGACGTCGAGGCGATGGTCGAAACTGCAGTTGACACCTACGGCAGCCTCGACATCGCGCACAACAACGCCGGCATTGAGGGGACTAACGCTCCTCTCTCCGAGCAATCAATCGAAGACTGGCACCAGGTGCTCGAAGTGAACCTGACCGGTGTCTGGCTGTGCATGAAACACGAACTCCCCGCGCTCACTAACGGCGATGGGGGAACAATCGTGAACACGGCTTCGATCGCTGGCCTCGCAGCTGACGGAAGTGAACCATATACGGCCAGCAAGCACGGGGTGGTCGGTCTTACGAAAGCTGCCGCAGTCCGTCACGCCGAGGATGGAGTTCGCGTGAACGCGGTCTGTCCGGGCGTCGTCCGGACACCGATGGTCGAACGAACGATCGAAGAACATCCGGACGCCGTCGATGCGATGACCGAAGACCAGCCACTCGGCCGAATGGCTGAACCCGAAGAAATCGCCAAAACTGTCGCTTGGTTGGCTTCCGACGAGTCGTCGTTCGTCAACGGCCACGCCCTTCCGGTCGAAGGCGGAAAACTCGCCTAACTGTACCCACGGAGCTCACTCCGTCATCGTGGTCAGCTGACTTGCGGTCGATCGGATAGTACCCTCACTTTTGCGTTTCGCCACCGTCGACTGGGAGTGAGTGGCCGGTGATGTACGACGCTTCGTCAGAACACAGCCAGACGATCGCGCTGGCCACCTCATCTGGTGACGCGGCCCGCTTCATCGGAACTTCGTCGATAATTGAACTGCGTTCTGACTCAGACATCGACTCCAGTGCCGTCGTTTCTACGATTGTCGGACAGACCGCATTGACGCGAACGTCCCTCGCTGCAGTCTCTAGGGCTGCCGTCCGTGTCAGGCCAACGACGCCGTGTTTGCTCGCTGCATACGGGGCTCGACCAGGGCTTCCACGGATACCAGCCTTCGATGATACGTTAACGATGGCACCGCCACCGGAGTCGTACATCGCGGGGAGTTCGTATTTCATGCCGACCCAGACGCCAGTCTGATTGACGTCGAGTACGCGGTTCCATTCGTCTTCGTCGATTTCTGGGACTTGTGCTGGGGTGTTTCCGATTGCGGCGTTGTTGACTGCGTAGTCGAGTCGACCGTGTTTGTTTAGCGTAGCACCAACAAGAGCGGAAACGGATTCACTGCGGCTGGTGTCGACCTCCATGAAGGTCGCCTCTCCGTCTTTGTCTTCTTCGATTTGGTTGGCAGTCTCTTGCCCGGCCTTCGTATCGATATCCGCGACGACGACGGTCGCGCCGTCGGCAGCGAAGCGCTTTGCGGTTGCGCGACCGATTCCGGAGCCTGCGCCAGTAACGAGTGCGACCGTGTTCTCGAAGTCGTACGTCAATTACTTATGTTGAATATTTAGTCAAGTACCTTCCGGTATATGGGGCCAGGGGCAATTTTGGGACTCATTGAACCAACTCTGTTGTCTGATAAAGACGGTAAATATAAATACTAACTATTTAGTCAAACACGCGGGGATTGCCCCTCGAAAGCGCG from Halobacterium jilantaiense encodes the following:
- a CDS encoding DUF7535 family protein, whose product is MPDPAPVTTAVCLLSWATIVTDYLFNTKVFSVGHRLRNAEYTFNIYCMVGKTHMQRSVSNLRTDVSNTQMTAAGRLIFAALLVLIVPLLPFLGLLWIGDKITAS
- a CDS encoding glucose 1-dehydrogenase codes for the protein MVAQLNKHTAVVTGAGSGIGRATAQELAADGANVVVADVDAEGGRETVRQIESADGDAIYVEVDVTKEADVEAMVETAVDTYGSLDIAHNNAGIEGTNAPLSEQSIEDWHQVLEVNLTGVWLCMKHELPALTNGDGGTIVNTASIAGLAADGSEPYTASKHGVVGLTKAAAVRHAEDGVRVNAVCPGVVRTPMVERTIEEHPDAVDAMTEDQPLGRMAEPEEIAKTVAWLASDESSFVNGHALPVEGGKLA
- a CDS encoding SDR family NAD(P)-dependent oxidoreductase — translated: MTYDFENTVALVTGAGSGIGRATAKRFAADGATVVVADIDTKAGQETANQIEEDKDGEATFMEVDTSRSESVSALVGATLNKHGRLDYAVNNAAIGNTPAQVPEIDEDEWNRVLDVNQTGVWVGMKYELPAMYDSGGGAIVNVSSKAGIRGSPGRAPYAASKHGVVGLTRTAALETAARDVRVNAVCPTIVETTALESMSESERSSIIDEVPMKRAASPDEVASAIVWLCSDEASYITGHSLPVDGGETQK